From the genome of Vitis riparia cultivar Riparia Gloire de Montpellier isolate 1030 chromosome 11, EGFV_Vit.rip_1.0, whole genome shotgun sequence:
TCCTTTTGTTGTAAAATTCGAAACTTATGAGTTAAACTGTGGCAGCTTGTTTCTCAGGTAGGAGAAAATTTGTAGACTTGTGAACATATGTTGTATTCCACATTGGAGTCTTGAAGTTGTTGTTTAACATCACGGAAGAGCAAGAGAAAAGATCCATAATTATTGTATGCTTTCATCAATTCTGTTTCAGTGGATTTAAATGGCTGTTTCTTCTCAAGAACCAAGTTGCGAGAGCCAAGCTGATAGGTATCCTTTGCTCATGGAACGGCCAGAAAACTATGAGAATCATGAGCACATTGTTGACATAGTCAGTGCTGGTGATGCTTCCTCGTCAAGCTCATCTGATGAAGATTCTGCTCATGTTTCAAATCCAACCTACCATGAAAATAGACCATTAACTGATGCTTGGGTCCCCATATCTCAATCTTCCCCGTCTTCATCCGATGTATCAGAGTCTAGGAATTCTTCAATCATAACCAGAGCTCATGGGCCAGGGCGTCGTCGCTGGAGTCCGTTTAATTCGGGGTTATGGATTTCCATTGAGATATTTTTCACTACAAGCCTGATTGTTGCATCCATAGTAGTATTGTCCTTGTCAAGAGATGAGAAACCGCAAACTCCGTTGTTTGCTTGGGTTGTGGGTTATGCAGCTGGATGTGCAGCAAGCCTTCCTATTCTTTTCTGGCGTTATCTTCGCCGCAACCATGATGGTGAGCAAGGTTTAAATCATATGCTTCAGGGTTCATCACAAGGAAGTACTACATTGGAATCTAATTCGTACATAACTATCTCATTGACCCGGTCTGCAGCAGAGGAAAATCTCCCAGATGCATCTACAAACACTTGGAATGGTCATACTATGGGTGCTTCAAATGCTAGGTAACCACTTGTTTATTTGTTGGTTGTGGTATATTTTCATCTAATTCTACATTGGTCAATGTCTATTGATTGGGTATAGGGATTTTCCTAGAATTCTATTTTAGCATTCAGTCATTTACCAGAAGTGCTTTGTGCTGTTCTACCCAGTTCATTTGATTACATTAATATGTCAGAAAGAGACTTGAGGCATTAATATGGATTTGAGACATTTCTGGATTTGATGAGAGGTCTagcttaaatttgttttagttaTTGGAGTAGCTCCCAAATTATTAACCATTTCTCTCTAAATTCATTCTCTCATTAAATTCTAACTACCATTTCTTGCACTCAGATGCTTGCAACTCAAAACCATTCTTCAATTGGAATTTATAATAGATCTCTGATGTGTTACATCTAAGTATAACTTCTGAAGAGAGAATACTCACTTCTTCAGAAACAGGTGCATCCTATTTCCTCTCAGTTGGTGGAAATAATACATTGAATCGCAACTGGTCTTAACTAGGCTGCTTTCCTTGTATAAAAGTTTTGGATTAGTTTCAATTTACTATGTCAATAATGTTGATATACATGTGCGTGTATATGTATAGAGTTGTACATATACATGGGCACGAATGCATTTATGTATTAGATATTTTAGTTCTTTAGATGTTTCTTTAAACACTTAATCTGTTTCTTTTTGATACAATGTGTTTTGAATACTTGATTTAAACCCacgatataaaaaatatgatacatCATGAAACAATTCAGTCAACCCATTGTCCTGAAGATTTTGTGGTTGTATGGACTTGACATATGTATATGCACACACAAATGCCCACATCTTACATGCTTTGCCCAGGTTTGTGTGTGATGTGacaattttcattcttaattgGGATCTACGTAGTGTTTGTAAAACTGTGTTTCTATGCATGCTTTGTATTAGAATCTTAATTATGAAAAGATGTAGTTTCCCCGGTAATATCTATTCTTCCCCACAGGCTCAGTGTATTAGCAGACTACTATAAGATGGCCCTGGATTGCTTCTTTGCTGTGTGGTTTGTGGTTGGTAATGTATGGATTTTTGGAGGACACTCCTCTTTTACCGCAGCTCCAAATTTGTACAGGTATTAGTCAATTCTTGCTTACATATTGACCCTTTATTTTCACTCTGCATGAAAATCCAACCTGTTTCTTGGGATTGCTTGCAGGTTATGTATTGTGTTTCTTACCTTTAGCTGTATTGGATACGCTATGCCTTTCATTCTATGTGCAATGATATGCTGCTGCTTGCCTTGTATAATTTCAATTCTTGGCCATGGGGATCTGAGCCAAGTTAGAGGAGCCAGTGCAGAATCTATTAATGCTTTACCAACCTACAAATTcaagttgaagaaaaatggaagtGGCAACAGTGGAGAAATTAGTTCTGGAGTTGAAGGTGGGGTTGTGGGAGCGGGAACAGAAAAGGAGCGTGCTATCTCAGGGGAAGATGCTGTAAGTCGTGAGATGCTTGTCTAGGTTTCATATTCTGTAATGTGATTAGGGAAGTGTAGCCTGAAATGCTGCTGCCTTAGGTTATGCATAGCCGGGTATACAAGTCTGTTTTAGGCCTCATCCAGCCCTGATCTGTCCCTACTAATGCCTGACTCGGGACGGAGCAATGATGGGTTTGATGAGCCCTAAATTCTAAAACGAAATGGTGACAATTCTGGAATCTCAATATCCTATACAGGAGCAGGGTGGCAAAGCAATAAGATTTTCTTCCTGTGTTTGTGACCCTGACCCGTACTAGACCTGCATACTTACCATCTTTACTTCAATTATCTTCTTAACAGTTGGGTTTTGATGAACAGGGAATATTTTTAATCTGTGCAGGTTTGTTGCATTTGCTTGACAAGATATGCAGATGATGATGAGCTGAGGGAGCTGCCTTGCTCTCATTTCTTCCATAGTGAGTGTGTGGATAAATGGCTGAAGATCAATGCATCCTGTCCCCTCTGCAAATGCGAGGTTGGTGAGAATACTGGGAGTTTGCCATCTTC
Proteins encoded in this window:
- the LOC117924592 gene encoding E3 ubiquitin-protein ligase At4g11680-like isoform X1 yields the protein MAVSSQEPSCESQADRYPLLMERPENYENHEHIVDIVSAGDASSSSSSDEDSAHVSNPTYHENRPLTDAWVPISQSSPSSSDVSESRNSSIITRAHGPGRRRWSPFNSGLWISIEIFFTTSLIVASIVVLSLSRDEKPQTPLFAWVVGYAAGCAASLPILFWRYLRRNHDGEQGLNHMLQGSSQGSTTLESNSYITISLTRSAAEENLPDASTNTWNGHTMGASNARLSVLADYYKMALDCFFAVWFVVGNVWIFGGHSSFTAAPNLYRLCIVFLTFSCIGYAMPFILCAMICCCLPCIISILGHGDLSQVRGASAESINALPTYKFKLKKNGSGNSGEISSGVEGGVVGAGTEKERAISGEDAVCCICLTRYADDDELRELPCSHFFHSECVDKWLKINASCPLCKCEVGENTGSLPSSSNSAQQR
- the LOC117924592 gene encoding E3 ubiquitin-protein ligase At4g11680-like isoform X2, with product MAVSSQEPSCESQADRYPLLMERPENYENHEHIVDIVSAGDASSSSSSDEDSAHVSNPTYHENRPLTDAWVPISQSSPSSSDVSESRNSSIITRAHGPGRRRWSPFNSGLWISIEIFFTTSLIVASIVVLSLSRDEKPQTPLFAWVVGYAAGCAASLPILFWRYLRRNHDAEENLPDASTNTWNGHTMGASNARLSVLADYYKMALDCFFAVWFVVGNVWIFGGHSSFTAAPNLYRLCIVFLTFSCIGYAMPFILCAMICCCLPCIISILGHGDLSQVRGASAESINALPTYKFKLKKNGSGNSGEISSGVEGGVVGAGTEKERAISGEDAVCCICLTRYADDDELRELPCSHFFHSECVDKWLKINASCPLCKCEVGENTGSLPSSSNSAQQR
- the LOC117924592 gene encoding E3 ubiquitin-protein ligase At4g11680-like isoform X3; translated protein: MAVSSQEPSCESQADRYPLLMERPENYENHEHIVDIVSAGDASSSSSSDEDSAHVSNPTYHENRPLTDAWVPISQSSPSSSDVSESRNSSIITRAHGPGRRRWSPFNSGLWISIEIFFTTSLIVASIVVLSLSRDEKPQTPLFAWVVGYAAGCAASLPILFWRYLRRNHDGEQGLNHMLQGSSQGSTTLESNSYITISLTRSAAEENLPDASTNTWNGHTMGASNARLSVLADYYKMALDCFFAVWFVVGNVWIFGGHSSFTAAPNLYRLCIVFLTFSCIGYAMPFILCAMICCCLPCIISILGHGDLSQVRGASAESINALPTYKFKLKKNGSGNSGEISSGVEGGVVGAGTEKERAISGEDAGIFLICAGLLHLLDKICR